The Desulfovibrio porci genome includes a window with the following:
- a CDS encoding calcium-binding protein, whose amino-acid sequence MDSITSSSQSYSGFSIPILPARHRGDVLQAAQPAAGHERLDYCELSEMPEKISAFPSDSQTRPATGKGDMSADNIRRGILDFLEQQSGVLGGISERSLRSGFSQPQTSARTDNGTVVEVTSSSDGASQLHATLPGGKSIVVNGVVNARITEREDGGIVLVTEASTITYDADGNQLSVGEGGNPFAGTDGNDIIINVDGKEVDGGSGDDTIINFAANVSLRGGSGNDKIILAGQFVENISVDLGDGDDLLKAENLTVSDGSRLTINGGDGNDDIQLGTVFSPGAIVVDGGNGADRITASNIISRSENVTINGGGGDDLISLGTFNGTVRGGNGKNTIHVGTAVNSVIVGGDGTNEISVENMFQSLLLNNGEGNAVNIGRMVKSMALSVDAMNASLWNDEESARTKQPEPGQETEATAETGQRAEEPSRRVENILQRSTEIRRNSSMQS is encoded by the coding sequence ATGGATAGCATTACAAGCAGCTCTCAATCGTATAGCGGTTTTTCCATCCCCATATTACCGGCACGGCACCGGGGAGACGTCCTGCAGGCGGCACAACCTGCCGCAGGCCACGAGCGCCTTGATTATTGCGAACTTTCCGAGATGCCGGAAAAAATTTCCGCTTTCCCTTCCGACAGCCAAACACGCCCGGCAACCGGCAAGGGTGATATGAGCGCGGATAACATTCGGCGCGGCATCCTTGATTTTCTTGAACAACAAAGCGGCGTCTTGGGCGGCATCAGCGAACGTAGTTTGCGGTCAGGCTTCAGCCAGCCGCAGACATCGGCACGCACGGACAATGGCACGGTTGTGGAAGTAACCTCCTCCTCAGACGGAGCCTCTCAGCTTCACGCCACTCTGCCTGGCGGCAAAAGTATTGTGGTAAATGGCGTCGTCAACGCGCGGATAACGGAGAGGGAAGACGGCGGCATTGTTCTTGTTACCGAAGCGTCCACTATAACTTATGACGCCGACGGCAATCAACTTTCCGTCGGTGAAGGGGGCAATCCCTTCGCGGGAACGGACGGCAACGACATTATTATCAATGTTGACGGCAAAGAGGTCGACGGCGGCTCCGGCGATGACACGATTATCAATTTTGCGGCCAATGTCTCTCTTCGAGGCGGTTCGGGGAACGACAAGATCATTCTTGCGGGTCAGTTTGTGGAGAACATCTCTGTTGATCTCGGCGACGGCGATGACCTACTAAAAGCTGAGAACCTAACCGTGTCGGATGGTTCCCGTCTAACCATAAACGGAGGTGACGGAAACGACGACATCCAGTTGGGAACCGTGTTTTCTCCCGGCGCCATTGTTGTGGACGGCGGCAACGGCGCTGATCGCATCACAGCGAGCAACATCATCAGCCGAAGCGAAAACGTGACCATAAATGGCGGCGGCGGCGATGATCTGATTTCCCTGGGCACCTTCAATGGCACGGTACGCGGCGGTAACGGCAAGAATACCATTCATGTCGGTACCGCTGTCAACAGCGTAATTGTCGGGGGTGACGGCACGAATGAAATATCCGTTGAAAATATGTTTCAAAGCCTGCTTTTGAACAATGGCGAAGGCAATGCGGTTAATATCGGCAGGATGGTCAAGAGCATGGCCCTGAGTGTTGACGCAATGAATGCGTCATTGTGGAATGATGAAGAGAGCGCACGCACAAAACAGCCGGAGCCGGGTCAAGAAACAGAGGCCACTGCTGAAACAGGGCAGCGCGCGGAAGAGCCTTCCCGGCGGGTTGAAAACATTCTTCAGCGGAGTACGGAAATCAGAAGAAATTCCTCAATGCAGTCCTGA
- a CDS encoding ASCH domain-containing protein, whose product MKALLSIKPEFIEKIFSGEKQVEFRKSCFKEDVQTVVVYATMPVGKIVGEFEIETILSDSPEELWEQTKAVAGISFAFFNEYFSGREVAYGIKIKRVRRYKKALNPYLEEPDFVAPQSFRYIRGENEQLVLT is encoded by the coding sequence ATGAAGGCGTTGTTATCCATTAAACCTGAATTCATTGAAAAAATTTTTTCAGGTGAAAAACAAGTAGAATTTAGGAAATCTTGCTTCAAAGAAGATGTTCAAACTGTAGTTGTCTACGCGACCATGCCTGTTGGAAAAATTGTTGGAGAATTTGAAATTGAAACGATTTTGAGCGATAGCCCGGAAGAGTTATGGGAACAAACAAAGGCCGTTGCAGGGATCTCCTTCGCTTTCTTTAACGAGTATTTTTCTGGACGTGAAGTAGCTTACGGCATCAAAATTAAACGAGTTAGGCGGTATAAAAAAGCACTTAACCCCTATCTGGAAGAACCTGATTTTGTAGCACCGCAATCATTTCGTTATATCCGTGGGGAGAATGAGCAGCTAGTTCTTACTTAA
- a CDS encoding DMT family transporter — MGFFYSLLAAATFGLTPFFSIPLMRSGLSPQSVLFYRFLTATVIMAVILLPRRQILPPCRSDIPKLAGVSLMYMLAALTFFWSFAYLPSGVAATIHFLYPVMVMLFMVFFFGERFSPVTALGILLALGGVFLLGNASPSQGGITDKGLILALLSALCNALYVTGIFAARLRCANGLIITFWLLLFSTLTSLGNALATDSFQWLASRWQMEQIFLQALVTAVISNLALVLAVQRIGSTLAAVLGATEPLTAVLVGIIVFDEASTLTVWCGVALVCLSVALVMLGPQWLARRKAPDGGPSP, encoded by the coding sequence ATGGGCTTTTTCTACAGCCTGCTGGCCGCGGCCACTTTCGGCCTGACCCCCTTCTTCAGCATTCCGCTCATGCGCAGCGGCCTCAGTCCGCAATCTGTGCTCTTCTACCGTTTTCTGACGGCCACCGTCATCATGGCCGTCATTCTGCTGCCCCGCCGCCAAATTCTGCCGCCCTGCCGCAGCGACATCCCCAAGCTGGCCGGGGTAAGCCTCATGTACATGCTGGCGGCCCTGACCTTTTTCTGGAGCTTCGCCTATCTGCCCAGCGGCGTGGCCGCCACCATCCACTTTCTCTATCCGGTCATGGTCATGCTTTTCATGGTGTTTTTCTTCGGGGAGCGCTTCTCCCCCGTGACAGCCTTGGGCATCCTGCTGGCCCTGGGCGGCGTTTTCCTGCTGGGCAACGCCTCCCCAAGCCAGGGCGGCATCACGGACAAGGGGCTGATCCTGGCCCTGCTCTCGGCCCTGTGCAACGCGCTCTACGTCACCGGCATCTTTGCCGCCCGTCTGCGCTGCGCCAACGGCCTGATCATCACCTTCTGGCTGCTGCTTTTCAGCACCCTGACCTCGCTGGGCAACGCCCTGGCCACAGACAGCTTTCAATGGCTGGCAAGCCGCTGGCAGATGGAACAGATTTTTCTCCAGGCGCTGGTGACGGCCGTCATTTCCAATCTGGCCCTGGTGCTGGCCGTACAGCGCATCGGCTCGACCCTGGCCGCCGTGCTGGGGGCCACGGAACCGCTCACCGCCGTGCTGGTGGGCATCATCGTTTTCGATGAGGCCTCCACCCTGACGGTCTGGTGCGGCGTGGCCCTGGTCTGCCTTTCCGTGGCCCTGGTCATGCTCGGCCCGCAATGGCTGGCGCGCCGCAAGGCCCCGGACGGCGGCCCGTCCCCCTGA
- a CDS encoding glycosyltransferase family 4 protein: protein MRLLFIHQNFPGQYRHLVHHFGSQKGHEIACVGESQNLLRWEGLPGVRVHGYSVQEKKDAGHPYALGFENSLRRGQAVAVTCTEIKKSGFVPDVICVHSGWGEGLFLKDVFPDAKILMYCEFYYNAEGSDFNFERKKRPTLDELFFLRTRNATQCLSFMQADAGISPTVWQKSQYPDIISQKITVLHEGVDTARFQPDNKAVITLSQSGLALRPGDKVVTFVNRNLEPYRGFRTFLHSIPLLQQKHPDAQILIVGADGRGYGAPAPKGTTYRKMYMNEIKEKADIRKIHFLGHVPHGILRQLYQVSAAHVYLTFPFVLSWSMLEAMSCQCLVIGSKTPPVQEVLKDGENGLLVDFFSPEQVAGAVCEALDGSDRIAGIRERARKTIVDKYDLRSVSLPQYDNLLASLA from the coding sequence ATGCGTCTTCTTTTTATCCATCAGAATTTTCCCGGTCAGTACAGGCACCTGGTGCATCATTTCGGGAGCCAGAAAGGGCATGAAATCGCCTGCGTGGGGGAAAGCCAGAACCTGCTGCGCTGGGAGGGCCTGCCTGGCGTTCGCGTGCACGGCTACAGCGTGCAGGAAAAAAAGGATGCCGGGCACCCCTATGCCTTGGGCTTTGAAAACAGTTTGCGACGGGGCCAGGCCGTGGCCGTCACCTGCACGGAGATCAAAAAAAGCGGCTTTGTCCCGGACGTCATTTGCGTGCACTCGGGCTGGGGGGAGGGGCTGTTCCTGAAGGACGTGTTCCCTGACGCGAAAATTCTGATGTACTGTGAGTTTTACTACAACGCGGAAGGCTCGGACTTCAATTTCGAGCGGAAAAAGCGGCCCACCCTGGACGAGCTGTTCTTTCTCAGAACCCGCAACGCCACGCAGTGCTTGAGCTTCATGCAGGCCGACGCGGGCATAAGCCCCACCGTCTGGCAGAAAAGCCAGTACCCGGACATTATTTCGCAAAAAATTACAGTCCTCCACGAGGGTGTGGACACGGCGCGCTTTCAGCCCGACAACAAGGCTGTCATCACCTTGTCGCAGAGCGGACTTGCCTTGCGGCCGGGCGACAAGGTGGTCACCTTCGTCAACCGGAATCTGGAGCCATACCGCGGCTTCCGCACCTTCCTGCATTCGATTCCGCTTCTGCAACAGAAGCATCCTGACGCCCAAATACTGATCGTGGGCGCCGACGGCCGCGGCTATGGCGCGCCGGCGCCCAAGGGCACGACTTACAGAAAGATGTACATGAATGAAATCAAGGAAAAGGCGGATATACGTAAAATCCATTTCCTAGGCCACGTGCCCCACGGTATTCTCAGGCAGCTTTACCAGGTGTCGGCGGCACACGTGTATCTGACATTTCCCTTTGTGCTCTCGTGGTCGATGCTGGAGGCCATGTCCTGCCAGTGCCTGGTTATCGGCTCCAAAACCCCGCCCGTGCAGGAAGTGCTCAAGGATGGGGAAAACGGCCTTCTGGTGGACTTCTTCTCGCCGGAGCAGGTGGCCGGGGCGGTGTGCGAGGCCCTGGACGGTTCGGACAGGATTGCGGGCATTCGGGAGCGTGCCCGGAAAACCATTGTGGACAAATATGATCTGCGGTCGGTATCTCTACCGCAGTACGACAACCTGCTCGCCTCTCTGGCCTAA
- a CDS encoding AAA family ATPase, with amino-acid sequence MGIFFVCGIHCVGKTTICKEAASGMGVPRYSASELIHTQDALALGPTKLVKNLDHNQNMLIQAARTVEDKHNYFLLDGHTTLLTEAGVEKYQYMYSNF; translated from the coding sequence ATGGGCATTTTCTTTGTTTGCGGCATACATTGTGTCGGCAAGACGACCATCTGCAAAGAAGCGGCAAGTGGCATGGGTGTTCCCCGCTATAGTGCAAGTGAACTTATCCACACTCAAGACGCTTTGGCTCTAGGGCCGACTAAGCTCGTAAAAAATTTAGACCATAATCAAAACATGCTTATTCAGGCAGCGCGAACTGTAGAGGATAAGCATAATTACTTTCTACTAGATGGGCATACAACTCTTTTGACAGAGGCGGGAGTGGAAAAATACCAATATATGTATTCAAATTTTTAA
- a CDS encoding epoxyqueuosine reductase, giving the protein MREAIAAELWRLVRDYAARNALEMIWEPPLARCADARDPLFARLRELLVPNHYLPEEYLPGARSVVSWFIPFKKAVADGNKEGFHCSAVWAQAYLNTNAMAAELNERLAEGIRARGGRAAVPRDAGMISREIIYSRWSQKHVAWIAGHGSFGLNNMLISDVGCVGRYYSIVTDLETTADPRVREERCLYKKNGTCGLCARQCPTGALSTRGFDRRICLEMCEKNEAVYPGADICGKCVVGLPCSFADYARAGRSGRH; this is encoded by the coding sequence ATGCGGGAGGCCATTGCGGCTGAATTATGGCGTCTGGTCCGTGACTATGCGGCAAGGAACGCGCTGGAAATGATCTGGGAACCGCCGCTGGCGCGTTGCGCCGACGCCCGCGATCCACTTTTCGCCCGCTTGCGGGAGCTGCTTGTCCCAAACCATTATCTGCCGGAAGAGTATCTGCCGGGCGCACGGAGCGTGGTTTCCTGGTTCATTCCGTTCAAAAAGGCCGTGGCCGACGGCAATAAAGAGGGCTTTCACTGTTCCGCCGTCTGGGCTCAGGCCTACCTGAACACCAACGCCATGGCCGCCGAACTCAATGAGCGCCTGGCGGAAGGCATCAGGGCACGGGGCGGCCGGGCGGCCGTGCCCCGCGACGCGGGCATGATCAGCCGCGAGATCATCTACAGCCGCTGGTCCCAGAAGCATGTGGCCTGGATCGCCGGGCACGGCAGCTTCGGACTGAACAATATGCTGATTTCCGACGTGGGTTGCGTGGGCCGCTACTATTCCATAGTCACGGACCTGGAGACAACGGCTGACCCGCGGGTGCGGGAAGAGCGCTGCCTGTACAAGAAAAACGGCACATGCGGCCTCTGCGCCCGCCAGTGTCCCACCGGGGCGTTGAGCACGCGCGGCTTTGACCGCCGGATCTGTCTGGAAATGTGCGAGAAGAACGAGGCTGTCTATCCGGGCGCGGACATTTGCGGCAAATGCGTGGTGGGCCTGCCCTGTTCCTTTGCCGACTACGCCCGCGCCGGGCGCAGCGGGCGGCACTGA
- a CDS encoding IS5 family transposase (programmed frameshift), with protein sequence MSTLFYLSRAQLDRIKPYFPLSHGIPRVDDLRILSGIIYVIKHGLQWKDAPREYGPHKTLYNRVIRWSRLGVFNKIFMELVEKQGNTERLMIDATHLKAHRTAASLPKKGSFSRCIGRTKGGLNSKLHAVCNGEGRPILLLLSPGQISDYKGAAQFLDALPNARELLADRGYDADWFRTALLGKGITPCIPSRKTRKTPVSYDKDLYKQRHKIENMFGRIKDWRRIAMRYDRN encoded by the exons ATGAGTACTCTCTTTTATCTTTCCCGTGCCCAGCTTGATCGGATCAAGCCATATTTTCCTTTGTCCCATGGCATTCCGCGCGTTGACGATTTGCGGATACTCAGCGGAATCATTTACGTCATAAAACATGGACTTCAGTGGAAAGACGCACCTCGCGAGTACGGGCCACATAAAACCTTGTATAACAGGGTTATACGCTGGAGCAGACTTGGCGTTTTCAACAAAATATTTATGGAACTTGTTGAAAAACAAGGGAATACAGAGCGGCTAATGATTGATGCCACCCACCTTAAAGCCCATCGTACGGCAGCAAGCTTGCCAAAAAAGGGTTCTTT TTCCCGCTGTATCGGGCGGACAAAAGGCGGACTGAACTCCAAACTTCACGCCGTTTGTAATGGTGAAGGCAGGCCGATTCTCCTTCTCTTATCTCCGGGCCAAATAAGTGACTACAAAGGGGCAGCACAGTTTTTGGACGCTTTGCCCAACGCCAGGGAACTGCTCGCTGACCGAGGGTATGATGCCGACTGGTTCCGAACGGCTTTACTTGGAAAAGGCATTACGCCCTGTATACCTTCCAGGAAAACTCGAAAGACACCTGTCTCGTATGATAAAGACCTCTATAAACAGCGTCACAAAATCGAAAACATGTTTGGGAGAATTAAAGACTGGCGACGGATTGCAATGCGCTATGACCGTAATTAA
- the ggt gene encoding gamma-glutamyltransferase, protein MNTTVRYSATVPVGINPLGRKGMVSTPHYLASQAGLDALRRGGTAVDAAIAASAVLSVVYPHMCGLGGDSFWLIYDAAHGELKALNASGRAAASACPEFYEARGFKAVPARGYLAVNTVPGAVSGWDEAFRLSRESMGSPLSWAELLDAARGYAEDGFAVGHSLAHWLAVDTSGQGAGRGLHQFPAFLEVFCKENGRPYAEGEILRQPDLAQSLARLAQNGADEFYHGGIARAIADSMMLHSGLLTVGDLADHHADWAEPLRVPYRDLTACSAPPNSQGMAALEILNICNNIDLAALGEGSADYYQALAEATRLAFQDRDRWLSDPDHTDIPLDRLLSPEYGREQAARISLEKSAGPLPPLSPGGDTVWLGVVDAAGNAVSMLQSIYHEFGSGMVAVGTGILLQNRGCAFSLDPAHVNRLEPGKRTMHTLTPAMLLKDGKPRLVCGSMGGEGQPQTLAALTTRIVDFGLAPQDAVNAPRWLLGRSWGAPDNDLKLEGRIPESVAEDLRRRGQPVLMVEDYTEIMGHAGAILCDEDGLLQGAADPRGDGQAVAL, encoded by the coding sequence ATGAACACCACTGTCCGCTATTCCGCCACAGTCCCCGTTGGCATCAACCCTCTGGGCCGCAAGGGCATGGTCAGCACGCCCCACTATCTGGCCTCCCAGGCCGGGCTGGACGCCTTGCGCCGGGGCGGTACGGCCGTGGACGCGGCCATTGCCGCGTCAGCCGTGCTGTCCGTGGTCTATCCGCACATGTGCGGCCTGGGCGGCGACAGCTTCTGGCTGATTTACGACGCCGCGCACGGCGAACTCAAGGCCCTGAACGCCAGCGGGCGCGCCGCCGCCTCGGCCTGCCCGGAATTTTACGAGGCCAGGGGCTTCAAGGCCGTGCCCGCGCGCGGCTATCTGGCGGTCAATACCGTGCCCGGCGCGGTTTCCGGCTGGGACGAGGCTTTCCGGCTGAGCCGGGAAAGCATGGGCTCGCCCCTCTCCTGGGCGGAGCTGCTGGACGCGGCGCGCGGCTACGCGGAAGACGGCTTCGCGGTGGGGCATTCCCTGGCCCACTGGCTGGCCGTGGACACCAGCGGCCAGGGCGCGGGGCGCGGCCTGCACCAGTTCCCGGCCTTTCTGGAGGTCTTCTGCAAGGAAAACGGCCGCCCCTATGCCGAAGGCGAAATCCTGCGCCAGCCCGATCTGGCCCAAAGCCTGGCCCGGCTGGCCCAAAACGGCGCGGATGAATTTTATCACGGCGGCATCGCCCGCGCCATCGCGGACAGCATGATGCTGCACAGCGGCCTGCTGACCGTGGGCGATCTGGCCGACCACCACGCGGACTGGGCGGAACCGCTGCGCGTGCCCTACCGCGATCTCACGGCCTGCAGCGCGCCGCCCAACAGCCAGGGCATGGCCGCGCTGGAAATCCTGAACATCTGCAACAATATTGATCTGGCCGCGCTGGGCGAGGGCAGCGCCGACTACTATCAGGCCCTGGCGGAAGCCACGCGCCTGGCCTTTCAGGACCGGGACCGCTGGCTCTCGGACCCGGACCATACGGACATCCCGCTGGACCGCCTGCTCTCGCCGGAATACGGGCGGGAGCAGGCCGCGCGCATTTCCCTGGAAAAAAGCGCGGGCCCCCTGCCGCCCCTGTCGCCGGGCGGGGACACGGTCTGGCTGGGCGTGGTGGACGCGGCGGGCAACGCCGTCTCCATGCTCCAGAGCATCTATCACGAATTCGGCTCGGGCATGGTGGCCGTGGGCACGGGCATTCTTCTGCAGAACCGGGGTTGCGCCTTCTCTCTGGACCCGGCGCACGTCAACCGCCTGGAGCCGGGCAAGCGCACCATGCACACCCTGACCCCGGCCATGCTGCTCAAGGACGGCAAACCCCGGCTGGTCTGCGGCAGCATGGGCGGCGAGGGCCAGCCCCAGACCCTGGCGGCCCTGACCACCCGCATTGTGGACTTCGGCCTGGCCCCGCAGGACGCGGTCAATGCCCCGCGCTGGCTGCTGGGCCGGAGCTGGGGCGCGCCCGACAACGACCTCAAGCTGGAAGGCCGCATTCCCGAAAGCGTTGCCGAAGACTTGCGGCGGCGCGGCCAGCCCGTGCTCATGGTGGAGGACTATACGGAAATCATGGGCCACGCCGGGGCCATTCTCTGCGACGAGGACGGCCTGCTGCAAGGGGCGGCCGACCCGCGCGGCGACGGCCAGGCTGTGGCGCTGTAA
- a CDS encoding GlcG/HbpS family heme-binding protein — MSEQVPALNHSRILAAVAALAAEADGHGGAPLCIAVCDAVGDLLHYTRMAGAKRRGTPIAVGKAYTAAVLETTTSALHARLERERLTLADFCDGPMPRLTSLAGGVPLSLDGRTVGGVGVSGRKPEEDEVLARRLAAALLD; from the coding sequence ATGTCTGAACAAGTCCCTGCGCTGAACCACAGCCGCATCCTGGCCGCTGTGGCGGCTCTGGCCGCGGAGGCGGATGGCCACGGCGGCGCGCCCTTATGTATCGCGGTCTGCGATGCGGTGGGGGATCTGCTGCACTACACGCGCATGGCCGGGGCCAAGCGGCGCGGCACGCCCATCGCCGTGGGCAAGGCCTATACCGCCGCCGTGCTGGAAACAACCACCAGCGCCCTGCACGCCCGGCTGGAGCGCGAGCGTCTGACCCTGGCGGATTTTTGCGACGGCCCCATGCCCCGGCTGACCAGTCTGGCGGGCGGCGTGCCTCTGAGCCTGGACGGCCGCACCGTGGGCGGCGTGGGGGTCAGCGGGCGCAAGCCCGAGGAAGACGAGGTCTTGGCCAGGCGGTTGGCAGCGGCGCTGCTGGACTAG
- a CDS encoding TRAP transporter large permease has translation MSSSARKFLRLLDANLEKPFLVAGMLLMIVIITYQTVYRYSITELLGLLDGPRFSAWLGGFLPVGKIRETVSHYVGLSVWSEEMARYVFIWISYLAIPLAIRQRSNIRVDIIYDRLPSRLQGISWIVVDLCLLILSAFVFVEGVEHIRMQLAMPQVTAALRIPYAIPYLILPLGFGLMSLRALEDLAAQLRTVSWRDALAGAAFTALLFSPVLLFDDLNAIALLFGYFVVLLLLGVPIAFSLGIAALMTVVGADTLPASYIASVAFTSIDNFPIMAIPFFIAAGVFMGAGGLSRRLLALADELVGGLSGGMALASIATCMFFAAISGSGPATVAAIGTLTIPAMVERGYDKLFAAAVVAAAGAIGVMIPPSNPFVVYGVAGQASVGKLFLAGITPGILTGLALMATAYVIARRNGWRGESRPRSLKTMGRAVWEAKWALLVPVIVLGGIYGGLMTPTEAAAIAAMYGLLIGLFVYRELSLSSLWKCCVESAQTSAVIIMLMAMATIFGNVMTLEQVPERIAAAILDLTSNKIAILLLINVLLLWVGTFMEALAAIVILTPILLPLVTKVGVDPIHFGVIMVVNLAIGFVTPPVGVNLFVACGITKQKIELVSRAAVPFILTMLVILLLVTYWPSLSLFLL, from the coding sequence ATGTCCTCATCCGCCCGTAAATTTCTGCGCCTGCTCGACGCCAATCTGGAAAAACCCTTCCTGGTCGCGGGCATGCTCCTGATGATCGTGATCATCACCTACCAGACCGTCTACCGCTACTCCATCACCGAACTGCTGGGCCTGCTGGACGGGCCCCGCTTCAGCGCCTGGCTGGGTGGTTTTCTGCCGGTGGGCAAAATCCGGGAGACTGTTTCCCACTATGTGGGCCTGTCGGTCTGGTCCGAAGAGATGGCCCGCTACGTCTTCATCTGGATTTCCTATCTGGCCATTCCTCTCGCCATCCGCCAGCGCAGCAATATCCGGGTGGACATCATTTATGACCGTCTGCCGTCCCGGCTTCAGGGCATAAGCTGGATCGTGGTGGATCTCTGCCTGCTGATCCTGAGCGCCTTTGTGTTTGTGGAGGGGGTGGAACACATCCGCATGCAGCTGGCCATGCCACAGGTAACGGCGGCCCTGCGCATTCCCTACGCCATCCCCTATCTGATCCTGCCCCTGGGCTTCGGCCTGATGAGCCTGCGCGCCCTGGAAGATCTGGCGGCGCAACTGCGGACCGTGTCCTGGCGGGACGCCCTGGCCGGGGCGGCTTTCACGGCCCTGCTTTTCTCGCCGGTGCTGCTTTTTGACGATCTCAATGCCATAGCGTTGCTCTTCGGCTATTTTGTGGTCCTGCTGCTGCTCGGCGTGCCCATTGCCTTTTCCCTGGGCATCGCGGCCCTGATGACCGTGGTGGGCGCGGATACGCTGCCCGCCAGCTATATCGCCAGCGTGGCCTTCACTTCCATCGACAATTTCCCCATCATGGCCATTCCCTTCTTCATCGCGGCCGGGGTGTTCATGGGCGCGGGCGGGCTTTCCCGCCGCCTGCTGGCCCTGGCCGACGAGCTGGTGGGCGGCCTGTCCGGCGGCATGGCCCTGGCCAGCATCGCCACCTGCATGTTCTTCGCGGCCATCAGCGGTTCCGGTCCGGCCACAGTGGCGGCCATCGGCACCCTGACCATCCCGGCCATGGTGGAGCGCGGCTACGACAAGCTCTTTGCCGCCGCCGTGGTGGCCGCCGCCGGGGCCATCGGCGTGATGATCCCGCCCAGCAATCCCTTTGTGGTCTACGGCGTGGCCGGGCAGGCTTCGGTGGGCAAGCTCTTTCTCGCGGGCATCACGCCGGGCATTCTCACCGGCCTGGCCCTGATGGCCACGGCCTATGTCATCGCCCGCAGGAACGGCTGGCGCGGCGAATCCCGCCCCCGCAGCCTGAAGACCATGGGCCGCGCCGTCTGGGAGGCCAAATGGGCCCTGCTGGTGCCGGTCATCGTGCTGGGCGGCATTTACGGCGGCCTGATGACCCCCACCGAGGCGGCGGCCATTGCCGCCATGTACGGCCTGCTGATAGGACTTTTCGTCTACCGCGAGCTTTCCCTGAGCTCGCTCTGGAAATGCTGCGTGGAGTCGGCCCAGACTTCGGCGGTCATCATCATGCTCATGGCCATGGCCACCATTTTCGGCAATGTGATGACCCTGGAGCAGGTGCCCGAGCGCATCGCGGCGGCCATCCTGGACCTGACCAGCAACAAGATCGCCATCCTGCTGCTGATCAACGTGCTGCTGCTCTGGGTGGGCACCTTTATGGAGGCCCTGGCGGCCATCGTGATCCTCACGCCCATTCTGCTGCCCCTGGTGACCAAGGTGGGCGTGGACCCCATCCACTTCGGCGTGATCATGGTGGTCAACCTGGCCATCGGTTTTGTGACGCCGCCGGTGGGCGTGAACCTCTTTGTGGCCTGCGGCATCACCAAACAGAAAATCGAGCTGGTCTCGCGGGCGGCCGTGCCCTTTATCCTGACCATGCTGGTCATTCTGCTGCTGGTGACGTACTGGCCGAGTTTGTCGCTCTTTCTTTTGTAG
- a CDS encoding N-acetyltransferase, with protein MVNALSKKIFDYAIEWKVNHIYVTVFEEHIGLISLLQNYGFKRYGVKNTTNGAELVFLKDFNTLTGNIVFDYPIINASSNKWVLSVKPEYHTNLFPDSILRTEDSKIISDISHTNSIHKVYIGRALDMPQIRVGDTLIIYRPGENGPKLFHSVVTSLCVVEDIRPRSNFESERDFLDYAAMYSVFDEQDLLYWLHRPGPEMHAIKMTYNVALPKRPNLKALVEQAGLDREAYWGLHQIGDEQFANILKLGNVYEGVVIH; from the coding sequence TTGGTGAACGCTTTGTCAAAAAAAATATTCGATTATGCCATTGAATGGAAAGTAAACCATATATATGTTACTGTGTTTGAGGAGCATATTGGCTTAATTTCATTATTACAAAACTATGGATTTAAACGATATGGAGTTAAAAATACTACAAACGGGGCAGAACTTGTATTTTTGAAAGATTTCAATACACTAACGGGGAATATAGTATTTGACTATCCGATAATAAATGCATCCTCGAATAAATGGGTTTTGAGTGTAAAACCAGAATATCACACAAACCTATTCCCAGACTCGATATTGCGAACTGAAGATAGCAAAATAATCAGTGACATATCGCACACAAATAGTATCCATAAGGTGTATATAGGAAGAGCACTTGATATGCCACAAATCAGAGTGGGGGATACCCTTATAATCTATAGGCCAGGAGAAAATGGCCCGAAATTGTTTCATAGTGTGGTGACATCACTTTGTGTTGTTGAAGACATAAGGCCGCGTAGCAACTTTGAATCGGAACGAGATTTCTTAGACTACGCAGCAATGTACAGTGTCTTTGATGAACAAGACTTACTATACTGGTTACATCGCCCTGGCCCTGAAATGCACGCAATCAAAATGACATATAATGTGGCCCTCCCCAAACGACCAAATTTAAAAGCGCTTGTTGAACAGGCCGGTCTTGACCGTGAAGCCTATTGGGGGTTACACCAAATTGGCGATGAACAATTCGCTAATATATTAAAATTAGGCAATGTTTATGAAGGCGTTGTTATCCATTAA